The Rhodocytophaga rosea genome has a segment encoding these proteins:
- a CDS encoding carbohydrate-binding domain-containing protein encodes MKSLFFTLHTRAVKLPFFYSPFALSKRLSLSLVFVVLVFCEISAQTRLGLHFTQQELDIWRKRANVGPYKHFGYESTSSPADWDRITSNAKSFLSNPSAERYKGVSTGSCVQVGASEPTNNGKKLRDAAFVYLITGDISYRNAVRNELIAQSSEANANFAVRSRWCTNLGDAPPAYPIASWLTRLLFAYDYIKSTLSDSDRNKLDKWFYDAAIFLQLNVDQDLGKYYVNRSSDNYTLSEYAHMMSASYGRTTHYNGYKTSSIGRAYNNRRSAQVKYFALVGIMQNASVLKNSGKRYVKEMLMYSIYPDGTSAEFQRWTEGFPDAGWSYVSHSIFDAVDVADHFARAGDAELYRFTTSQGAYGTSGGTKNLALVVNHVLNYVDGTVRRYGTASSGNQNTNYQINNIDEGDGWFAINELWFSKPNLYFKNDRTKKLYTRTASNVKPYPSGPAGSGPHVPFGGSWDTYPGMLFMFGQMENKVWPYVNISNPSSLQSDPNANNTITVSAYGKNSPKFRVIVNGIIVGDVTASSSVQNLKFTTKFSLSDIKTVMIHHYNDDTGKDLFINSITVGSQNIKANASNVKYDKFNIDGKDIINGQTAMLWNGALVFKPSGYQNDEDPVEEPAPSNGTTVTVKAYSTISSGVYGHFKVMIKGTVIGEAYTTNSLKDYTFTSDWNISDLSQVVVHYDNDRNANGEDRNLFVKSIVVNGVEISSTSSSVKFDRYALDGKDVMAGRVDLLWAGYLVYNLPNSLTDAIARQDFSVEGGDPELSKITDVIIAPNPNPGVFTLFVEMNAETDVALVVMDMIGNVLYEETYPSVSYQLDEKIELPELPAGMYLVKVLVGNESVIKKFVKQ; translated from the coding sequence ATGAAATCGCTATTTTTCACACTGCACACACGTGCAGTGAAACTTCCATTCTTTTATTCCCCCTTTGCTTTAAGCAAACGCCTTTCTTTAAGTTTAGTATTTGTTGTTTTAGTATTTTGCGAAATTTCTGCTCAAACCAGATTAGGTTTACATTTTACACAGCAGGAATTAGATATATGGCGGAAACGGGCAAATGTTGGGCCTTATAAGCATTTTGGATATGAAAGTACTAGTTCTCCTGCTGACTGGGACCGTATTACCTCAAATGCTAAATCATTCCTGAGCAATCCTTCTGCGGAAAGATACAAGGGAGTGTCAACTGGTTCTTGTGTACAAGTGGGGGCAAGTGAACCCACAAACAACGGAAAAAAGCTTAGGGATGCTGCTTTTGTTTACCTGATTACAGGTGATATCAGTTACAGAAATGCTGTCCGTAATGAATTAATTGCACAATCCTCTGAAGCTAATGCTAATTTTGCTGTTAGGTCCCGTTGGTGTACTAACTTAGGAGATGCGCCTCCTGCTTATCCTATTGCTTCCTGGCTTACCCGTTTGTTATTTGCATACGATTATATAAAAAGCACTTTATCTGATTCTGATAGAAATAAACTTGATAAGTGGTTTTATGATGCAGCCATTTTCTTGCAATTAAATGTAGATCAGGACTTAGGTAAATATTATGTTAACCGCAGTAGTGACAATTATACCTTAAGTGAATATGCACATATGATGAGTGCAAGCTATGGAAGAACTACTCATTATAATGGCTATAAAACCTCAAGTATAGGACGTGCCTATAATAACCGGAGAAGTGCACAAGTGAAATATTTCGCTTTGGTAGGTATTATGCAAAATGCAAGCGTATTAAAAAACAGTGGAAAACGATATGTAAAGGAAATGCTTATGTATAGCATATATCCTGATGGCACATCAGCTGAATTTCAACGCTGGACAGAAGGTTTTCCTGATGCCGGTTGGTCATATGTGTCACATTCAATTTTTGATGCTGTAGATGTTGCAGACCATTTTGCACGTGCGGGAGATGCAGAACTTTACCGGTTTACTACATCACAGGGTGCATATGGTACAAGTGGTGGCACAAAAAATCTGGCGCTGGTAGTAAACCATGTGCTAAATTATGTAGATGGCACGGTTAGGCGGTATGGAACTGCCTCATCAGGCAACCAGAATACTAACTACCAGATCAATAATATAGATGAAGGAGATGGTTGGTTTGCAATAAATGAATTATGGTTTTCTAAACCGAATCTGTATTTCAAAAATGATAGAACAAAAAAATTATATACCCGTACTGCTTCCAATGTAAAACCTTATCCTAGCGGTCCTGCCGGCTCAGGTCCCCATGTTCCATTTGGTGGTTCCTGGGATACTTATCCGGGTATGCTCTTTATGTTCGGACAAATGGAGAATAAAGTATGGCCTTATGTAAATATCTCTAATCCATCTTCCTTGCAATCAGATCCAAATGCTAATAATACGATTACTGTAAGTGCGTATGGTAAGAATTCCCCTAAATTCAGAGTAATTGTAAATGGGATTATTGTGGGTGATGTTACAGCTTCCAGTTCTGTACAAAACCTTAAATTCACAACTAAGTTTTCTCTTAGTGACATAAAAACTGTAATGATTCATCACTATAATGATGATACCGGAAAGGATCTTTTTATCAATTCAATAACGGTTGGAAGTCAAAACATAAAAGCAAATGCGAGTAATGTGAAGTATGATAAATTCAATATTGATGGAAAAGACATCATTAATGGACAGACAGCTATGCTTTGGAATGGGGCTTTGGTGTTCAAGCCTTCCGGATATCAAAATGATGAAGATCCGGTGGAAGAACCAGCACCTTCAAATGGTACCACAGTAACTGTAAAAGCGTATAGCACTATCAGTTCAGGCGTATATGGACATTTCAAAGTTATGATCAAAGGTACGGTTATTGGCGAAGCGTATACAACAAATAGTTTGAAGGATTACACGTTTACTTCAGACTGGAACATTAGTGACCTAAGCCAGGTAGTGGTTCATTATGACAATGACAGGAATGCCAATGGAGAAGACAGAAACCTGTTTGTGAAATCCATAGTGGTAAATGGGGTTGAAATATCATCTACATCCAGCAGTGTGAAATTTGATAGATATGCATTGGACGGTAAAGATGTAATGGCAGGAAGAGTAGACCTGTTATGGGCTGGGTATCTGGTTTACAATCTGCCTAATAGCTTAACTGATGCTATTGCCCGGCAGGATTTTAGTGTAGAAGGAGGAGATCCGGAATTGTCAAAGATAACCGATGTAATCATTGCACCTAATCCTAATCCTGGTGTGTTCACTCTATTTGTTGAAATGAATGCTGAAACGGATGTTGCGCTGGTCGTAATGGATATGATCGGCAATGTATTATATGAAGAAACCTATCCTTCGGTATCATATCAGCTGGATGAAAAAATTGAACTTCCAGAGCTTCCTGCCGGAATGTATCTGGTTAAAGTATTGGTAGGAAATGAATCAGTCATTAAGAAGTTCGTGAAACAATAA